Proteins co-encoded in one Methanobrevibacter gottschalkii DSM 11977 genomic window:
- a CDS encoding adhesin, translated as MKIKFTLIDYLIIILVVCAISFAFIHITTDNSSEVQKTVFDASTINKIPDTYFNYYRDGYIVGTTVDGFNASTGEKITLNGTIKWIGNNGGTDVKILVESDNTTYLVGLYKSIPEADIYIDKISLETNGSTYPNLVEIKASPENISTINDLNKNLSNSDFEISTIISLDSLDLVKIQEIANKINSHDKRMAIKTPSSGLGNSLILENANKQTLDDANSVLGNINGLTDELTIRIYNCSDSQLEQVKNSYNITNIRTF; from the coding sequence ATGAAAATAAAATTTACTTTAATTGATTACTTAATTATCATTTTGGTCGTATGTGCTATTTCATTTGCATTTATACACATAACAACAGATAATTCATCAGAAGTGCAAAAAACCGTGTTTGATGCATCTACAATCAATAAAATTCCAGATACTTATTTTAACTATTATAGAGATGGATATATTGTAGGAACTACTGTCGATGGATTTAATGCTAGTACTGGAGAAAAAATAACACTAAATGGCACTATAAAATGGATTGGAAATAATGGTGGAACAGACGTTAAGATATTAGTCGAATCCGACAATACCACTTATCTTGTTGGTCTATATAAAAGTATTCCGGAAGCGGATATTTATATAGATAAAATTTCACTTGAAACTAATGGCAGTACCTACCCAAATTTAGTAGAAATTAAAGCAAGTCCAGAAAATATCTCAACAATCAATGATTTGAATAAAAATTTATCAAATAGTGATTTTGAAATATCTACTATAATCTCTCTTGATTCCTTGGACTTGGTAAAAATCCAAGAGATAGCTAACAAAATAAATTCTCACGATAAAAGAATGGCTATTAAAACACCTAGTTCAGGATTGGGGAATAGCCTGATATTGGAAAATGCTAATAAACAAACACTTGACGATGCAAATTCTGTTTTAGGCAATATTAACGGACTTACAGATGAACTTACAATTAGAATATACAACTGTAGTGACAGCCAATTAGAGCAGGTAAAGAATAGCTATAATATTACAAATATAAGAACATTTTAA
- a CDS encoding 4Fe-4S binding protein has protein sequence MKIDMEECGVCEDCIDVCVEEAIERKAYTVTIDPEKCDNCGECVDVCPVGAIYEE, from the coding sequence TTGAAAATTGATATGGAAGAATGTGGAGTTTGTGAAGACTGTATTGATGTATGCGTAGAAGAAGCAATTGAAAGAAAAGCATACACTGTAACTATTGATCCTGAAAAATGCGATAACTGTGGAGAATGTGTTGACGTATGTCCAGTTGGAGCTATTTATGAAGAATAG
- a CDS encoding UPF0254 family protein translates to MIKIATAECFTHGKIGRELHALAQNYEGNFGMEYIQNSKQYGNFDYNELNVTCSLFIPTLEAVKKILNVKNPPKPDTLIKGIKVYNEEKDKTVSKIMAKAVKELSDCDIAIGTSAGIGRGGITILTNNFEITTTTDIYADLTDNNSSDLFKRSESGIKKTLEIILLLLNNNFDRINSLENVEIIKK, encoded by the coding sequence ATGATTAAAATAGCTACAGCAGAATGCTTTACCCATGGAAAAATTGGAAGGGAACTCCATGCACTAGCTCAAAATTACGAAGGAAATTTTGGAATGGAATATATCCAAAATTCTAAACAATATGGTAACTTTGACTACAATGAACTGAATGTAACCTGTAGCCTATTTATACCAACACTTGAAGCCGTTAAAAAAATTTTAAATGTGAAAAATCCTCCGAAACCAGATACTTTAATCAAAGGAATTAAAGTTTATAATGAAGAAAAAGATAAAACTGTAAGTAAAATTATGGCAAAAGCGGTTAAAGAACTAAGTGATTGTGATATTGCTATTGGAACAAGTGCAGGAATAGGTAGAGGTGGAATAACCATATTAACAAATAATTTTGAAATAACAACCACCACCGATATTTATGCTGATTTAACAGATAACAATAGTTCAGATTTATTCAAGAGATCAGAATCCGGAATTAAAAAAACATTAGAAATAATATTACTTCTTTTAAATAATAATTTTGACAGAATAAACTCGTTAGAAAATGTTGAAATTATAAAAAAATAA